In Elephas maximus indicus isolate mEleMax1 chromosome 4, mEleMax1 primary haplotype, whole genome shotgun sequence, a genomic segment contains:
- the VAMP1 gene encoding vesicle-associated membrane protein 1 gives MSAPAQPPAQGEEGAAPGGGPPGPPPNMSSNRRLQQTQAQVEEVVDIIRVNVDKVLERDQKLSELDDRADALQAGASQFESSAAKLKRKYWWKNCKMMIMLGAICAIIVVVIVIYFFT, from the exons AT GTCTGCTCCAGCTCAGCCACCTGCCCAGGGGGAAGAAGGGGCTGCCCCAGGTGGGGGTCCTCCCGGCCCTCCTCCTAACATGAGCAGTAACAGACGACTACAGCAAACCCAGGCACAAGTGGAGGAG GTGGTGGACATCATACGTGTGAATGTGGACAAGGTCCTGGAGAGGGACCAGAAGCTGTCAGAGCTGGATGACCGAGCTGACGCCTTGCAGGCGGGAGCATCACAATTTGAGAGCAGTGCTGCCAAGCTAAAAAGAAAGTATTGGTGGAAAAACTGCAAG ATGATGATCATGCTGGGAGCCATCTGTGCCATCATCGTGGTAGTTATTGTAA TCTACTTTTTTACTTGA
- the TAPBPL gene encoding tapasin-related protein isoform X1 has protein sequence MGTDAVWCLLLCLAFFGAAETESPVTERQWRAVDVVLDCFLVKDSGHHGTLASNENRAKALLVLRQVPVLDDGSLEGFTDFQMDTLAKDNLPVIFEASVDLVQIPQAEALLHADCSGKEVTCEISHYFIQARQDATLGTAAWFITNIQVFGGGPGISMVMKTLGDAETGAAGHPAVNLPLSPQGTVRTAVEFQVTTQTPSLNFLLGASASLHCVFSMAPGLDLIGVEWRLQHKGSGQQVYSWTTGQGQAKREGATLEPEQLLMAGDASLTLPSLTPKDEGAYICQITTSLYRAQQIIQFNVRASPKIQLNLVNEAQPPTLICNIAGYYPLDVAVMWTREELGGTPVQVPGASFSSLRQSTAGTYSISSSLTADPGSAGATYTCQITHISLEEPLGASAWVAPPGTGLPSFPHLQTWAPGCPAPNTSLAFFCFPWLCSVSASSCPAFCC, from the exons ATGGGCACCGACGCAGTGTGGTGCCTGCTGCTCTGCTTGGCTTTTTTCGGAGCAGCAGAAAccg AGTCCCCTGTGACAGAAAGGCAGTGGCGGGCAGTGGACGTGGTCTTAGATTGCTTCTTGGTGAAGGATAGTGGGCACCATGGGACTCTGGCCAGTAATGAGAACAGGGCCAAGGCCTTGCTCGTGCTGAGGCAGGTGCCAGTATTGGATGATGGCTCCTTGGAAGGCTTCACAGATTTCCAAATGGACACTCTGGCCAAAGACAATCTACCTGTTATCTTTGAGGCCTCAG TGGACCTGGTACAGATTCCCCAGGCCGAGGCCTTGCTCCACGCTGACTGCAGTGGGAAGGAGGTGACCTGTGAGATCTCACACTACTTTATCCAGGCCAGACAAGACGCCACTCTTGGGACAGCAGCTTGGTTCATCACCAACATACAGGTGTTTGGAGGGGGACCTGGTATCTCCATGGTGATGAAGACCCTCGGTGATGCTGAGACTGGGGCTGCAGGACACCCCGCGGTAAACCTGCCCCTGAGCCCCCAGGGCACTGTGCGGACTGCAG TGGAGTTCCAGGTGACAACACAGACCCCGTCACTGAATTTCCTGCTGGGGGCCTCAGCTTCCCTGCACTGTGTCTTCTCCATGGCACCAGGCTTGGACCTTATCGGTGTGGAGTGGCGGCTGCAGCATAAGGGCAGTGGCCAGCAGGTGTACAGCTGGACCACAGGGCAGGGGCAGGCCAAGAGGGAAGGTGCTACCCTAGAACCTGAGCAGCTCCTCATGGCTGGGGATGCCTCACTTACGCTACCCAGCCTCACTCCAAAGGATGAGGGGGCCTACATTTGCCAGATCACCACCTCTCTGTACCGAGCTCAACAAATCATCCAGTTCAACGTCCGAG CTTCCCCCAAAATACAACTGAACTTGGTAAATGAAGCTCAGCCACCCACCCTCATCTGCAACATTGCTGGCTATTATCCTCTGGATGTGGCTGTGATGTGGACACGAGAGGAGCTAGGCGGAACCCCAGTCCAAGTCCCCGGGGCCTCCTTCTCCAGCCTCAGGCAAAGCACGGCAGGCACCTACAGCATCTCTTCCTCCCTGACAGCAGACCCTGGTTCTGCAGGCGCCACTTACACCTGCCAGATCACGCACATCTCCCTAGAGGAGCCCCTTGGGGCCAGCGCCTGGGTTGCCCCACCAGGTACTGGGCTGCCCTCTTTTCCCCACCTCCAGACTTGGGCTCCTGGTTGTCCTGCCCCCAACacttctttggccttcttttgCTTCCCATGGCTTTGTTCAGTCTCAGCTTCTTCATGTCCTGCCTTCTGCTGCTAG
- the TAPBPL gene encoding tapasin-related protein isoform X2 — translation MGTDAVWCLLLCLAFFGAAETESPVTERQWRAVDVVLDCFLVKDSGHHGTLASNENRAKALLVLRQVPVLDDGSLEGFTDFQMDTLAKDNLPVIFEASVDLVQIPQAEALLHADCSGKEVTCEISHYFIQARQDATLGTAAWFITNIQVFGGGPGISMVMKTLGDAETGAAGHPAVNLPLSPQGTVRTAVEFQVTTQTPSLNFLLGASASLHCVFSMAPGLDLIGVEWRLQHKGSGQQVYSWTTGQGQAKREGATLEPEQLLMAGDASLTLPSLTPKDEGAYICQITTSLYRAQQIIQFNVRASPKIQLNLVNEAQPPTLICNIAGYYPLDVAVMWTREELGGTPVQVPGASFSSLRQSTAGTYSISSSLTADPGSAGATYTCQITHISLEEPLGASAWVAPPERMAFGIIFASSLFLLALLFLGLQRRKATSPRFLRF, via the exons ATGGGCACCGACGCAGTGTGGTGCCTGCTGCTCTGCTTGGCTTTTTTCGGAGCAGCAGAAAccg AGTCCCCTGTGACAGAAAGGCAGTGGCGGGCAGTGGACGTGGTCTTAGATTGCTTCTTGGTGAAGGATAGTGGGCACCATGGGACTCTGGCCAGTAATGAGAACAGGGCCAAGGCCTTGCTCGTGCTGAGGCAGGTGCCAGTATTGGATGATGGCTCCTTGGAAGGCTTCACAGATTTCCAAATGGACACTCTGGCCAAAGACAATCTACCTGTTATCTTTGAGGCCTCAG TGGACCTGGTACAGATTCCCCAGGCCGAGGCCTTGCTCCACGCTGACTGCAGTGGGAAGGAGGTGACCTGTGAGATCTCACACTACTTTATCCAGGCCAGACAAGACGCCACTCTTGGGACAGCAGCTTGGTTCATCACCAACATACAGGTGTTTGGAGGGGGACCTGGTATCTCCATGGTGATGAAGACCCTCGGTGATGCTGAGACTGGGGCTGCAGGACACCCCGCGGTAAACCTGCCCCTGAGCCCCCAGGGCACTGTGCGGACTGCAG TGGAGTTCCAGGTGACAACACAGACCCCGTCACTGAATTTCCTGCTGGGGGCCTCAGCTTCCCTGCACTGTGTCTTCTCCATGGCACCAGGCTTGGACCTTATCGGTGTGGAGTGGCGGCTGCAGCATAAGGGCAGTGGCCAGCAGGTGTACAGCTGGACCACAGGGCAGGGGCAGGCCAAGAGGGAAGGTGCTACCCTAGAACCTGAGCAGCTCCTCATGGCTGGGGATGCCTCACTTACGCTACCCAGCCTCACTCCAAAGGATGAGGGGGCCTACATTTGCCAGATCACCACCTCTCTGTACCGAGCTCAACAAATCATCCAGTTCAACGTCCGAG CTTCCCCCAAAATACAACTGAACTTGGTAAATGAAGCTCAGCCACCCACCCTCATCTGCAACATTGCTGGCTATTATCCTCTGGATGTGGCTGTGATGTGGACACGAGAGGAGCTAGGCGGAACCCCAGTCCAAGTCCCCGGGGCCTCCTTCTCCAGCCTCAGGCAAAGCACGGCAGGCACCTACAGCATCTCTTCCTCCCTGACAGCAGACCCTGGTTCTGCAGGCGCCACTTACACCTGCCAGATCACGCACATCTCCCTAGAGGAGCCCCTTGGGGCCAGCGCCTGGGTTGCCCCACCAG AGAGAATGGCCTTTGGAATCATCTTTGCCAGCAGCCTCTTCCTTCTTGCACTGTTGTTCCTGGGGCTTCAGAGGCGAAAAG CCACCTCGCCAAGGTTCTTGAGATTCTGA